The genomic DNA GCGGAGCTTCAACGGAGCCGGCTTGTTCGTGGTGTCGGGTTCGACAGGGCGTATGGCGCCAGGCGAGTCCCCCGGAACCTTGACGGTGATATGTCTCATGAAAGATCCAGGCTGCGATGCAGCACCTCGTTGAAGAAGAGTGGTGATGAATGAATTCCTCGCTTTTCGTAACGCCGGCTCAAGCCGCTGTTCCATAAAAAACTGAATATGCTTACTCGCCAAGGTGGGGCGACGTCGGGTGGATGCGCAGCCGAAGTGGCCGCGGTGCGCGCCGCGATCGAGATGGTGCAGCCGCTCAGAGCACAGGCGTCGCGGGCGCAGCGTCGGCGGGCAGCTGGACGATGCGCCCGTCCCGCTCGGTGAAGCGGCCGCTGATGTACATGGTGAGGTCGTCGCCGGCGGCAGGGAAGGTCAGGGCTTCATCGATCATCTCGGTGACTTCCTGCGGTGCAGGTTCGCGCTCGCGCTCGTGCTCGCGTTCGCCGCCGTGGTGCCCGGCGAGATTCAACGCGGCGAACAGCACGAGCGAAGCCACTAGGATGTTGTCGTTGGCGGACATGGCTGCGGGATCCGGTTCTCTCGGGAGCTGTCCATGGTCGGCGATGTACCCGGCCGGCGCCAGTTCCCGGACGGCCTATGAACGAAGGCCTAGCCTCACGCACACAAGGAGCTGCGATGCGATCTCTCGAACTGTCCACGGGCGGCACGATGCCGGTGCTCGGCCTCGGCACCTGGCGGATGGGCGAAACGCCGGGCCGGCGCGCGGCCGAAGTGGCCGCGGTGCGCGCCGCGATCGCGATGGGTTATCGCCTCATCGACACCGCCGAGATGTACGGTGAGGGCGGTGCCGAGGAGGTGGTGGGCCAGGCGCTGACCGAGGCCTTGCGCGCCGGCGACGTGAAGCGCGAGGAGCTCTTCATCGTCAGCAAGGTCTATCCGCACAACGCCAGCCGCAAGGGCACGTCCGCGGCCTGTGCGCGCAGCCTGGCGCGGCTGGGGCTGGACCGCATCGATCTCTATCTGCTGCACTGGCGCGGCGAGCATCCGCTGGCGCACACCTGCGAAGCGATGCGCGCGCTGGTGGCCGCGGGGCGCATCGGGCACTGGGGCGTCAGCAACTTCGACACCGACGACATGGAAGGGCTCGCGGCCGTGTGCGGCGCGACGCCGGATTGCGCCGTGAACCAGGTCTACTACTCGGTGGCCGAACGCGGGCCCGAATTCAGCCTGTTGCCCTGGCAGCGTGCGCGAAGGATGCCGCTGATGGCGTACAGCCCGATCGACCAGGGCGCATTGGCCACCGACAAGGGCATGGCTGCGATGGCCGAAGGATTCGGCGTCACCGCCGCGCAGCTCGCGCTCGCCTGGGCCGTGGCGCAGCCGGGTGTCGTCGCGATTCCGAAGGCGGTGCACGAAGCCCATCTGCGCGAGAACCTCGCCGCGGCCGAACTGACGCTCGGCTCCGAGGCGCTCGCGGCCATCGATCGCCTGCATCCACCGCCGCGCGGCAAGAGGCCGCTGGCGATGATCTGAGTCCGCGCCGCCTCAGGTGCGCTTGGCGCCGCGCATCATCAGCATGTAGATCAGTGCACCGGCCACGGCGCCGATGACCCAGCCGAAGTTGTTCTCGGGCAGTACCTTGAAGAGCTGCGTGGAGAACTCCCAGCCGACCGAGATCACACCGGCCAGGCCGAGCGCGACCAGGCCGACCTTGTTCCAGCCGCCGTCGTAGTGGTAGCGGCCGCCGGGCGCCATCGTGTAGAGCTGCTGCACGTCGACCACCTGCTTCTTGAGCAGGTAGAAGTCGGCCACCATGACGCCGAACATCGGTGCCAGCACGGCGCCGAAGATGCTCACGAACACGGTGATCGCCTTCGGGCTGTCGACGAAGATCCACGGGCACACGATCACCGCGAGGATGGAGGCGATGAGTCCGCCCTTCTTGAAGTCCACATGGCGCGGGAACAGGTTGGCGATGTCGTAGGCCGGCGAGACGAAGTTGGCCACGATGTTGATGCCCATGGTCGCGATCACGAAGGTCACGCTGCCCAGCACCACGGCCAGCTTGTTGTCGATCTTGCCGACGATCTCGACCGGGTCCATGATCATGTGGCCGAACACCTTGGCGCTGCCGGCGGTGACGACCACCACGATGATCGCGAACAGGATGAAGTTGAGCGGCAGGCCCAGAAAGTTGCCGACCTTCATGTCGCGCTCGGTCTTCGCGAAGCGGGAGAAGTCGCCGAAGTTCAGCAACAGCGCCGCGAAGTAGGCCACCACCAGCAGAATCGCGCTGCCCATCGCGATGAAGGATTCCGAGCCCGTCAGCACCTTGTCGCCGAGCGTGAGGTCGAGCGCGTCCCAGCCCGCCTTCCAGAGGATCCAGCCCATCAGAAGGAACATCACCACATAGACCGCCGGGCCGCAGAAGTCGATGAACTTGCGGATCGCTTCCATGCCGCGCTGGAAGATCAGGAGCTGGAAGATCCACATGAACAGGAAGCAGCCCCAGCCCAGCAGGTCCAGCCGCAGGATGCTGGTGGCCTGCAGCGAGGCCGCCGCCGGAAAGAACACCAGCACCAGCGTGGCCACCGCCTTCGATGCGAAGTAGGTCTGCACGCCATACCAGACGATGCCGACCACGCCGCGGATCGTGGCCGCGAAGTTGGCGCCCATCACGCCCAGGCTCACGCGCGCCATCACCGGGAACGGGATGCCATGCTGCTGGCTCGGCCGGCCGATCCAGTTCATCAGCACGTTCACGATGCCGATGCCGATCACCAGCGCCGCGAACACCTGCCAGCCCGACAGCCCGAGCAGGAACAGGCTGGCCGCGAAGGTGTAGCCGCCGACGCTGTGCACGTCGGACATCCACATGGCGAACACGCTGTACGAAGTCCAGGTTTTCTTCGCACCGGTGACGGGCGCGAGATCCTCGTTGATGAGGCGCGGATCGGCGCCGGGAATGCCATGGGGGCTGTTGCCTTGCATGAGTCTCTCCTGAGTAAGCCGATCGGTCCGATTTCATCCAATTCAAGGAACACCGCGGATCCGGCTCTGCCGGTCCGGGGGGTTGGCGGCCACACGAAGTGGGCAAGCCTGGGGGCGAGCCTTAATGCGCTTCGGCCTGCTTGGCGGCCGTGATGATGGCAGCCTCGTCGTGCTTCGCGCCGTTCAGGAACAGATTGAGCACTACGGCGGCGACGGACGCAAGCAAGATTCCGGACTCCACCAGCGAGTGGATCGCGTGCGGCATCCATTGCTTGAAGTTGGGTGCGATCAGCGGAATCATGCCGACGCCGAGGGACACCGCGACGATCATCGCGTTGTGGCGGTTGCCCTTGAAGTCCACGCCCGAGAGGATGCGGATGCCGGTGGCCGCGACCATGCCGAACATCACCAGGCCGGCACCGCCCAGCACCACGGTGGGCAGCGACTCGATCAGCGCCGCCATCTTGGGCAGAAGGCCGAGCACGATCAGGATCGCGCCGCCGGCCACGCAGACGTAGCGGCTCTTGATGCCGGTCACCGCCACCAGCCCGACGTTCTGCGAGAAGCTGGTGTAGGGGAAGGTGTTGAAGATGCCGCCGATCAGCGTGCCCAGGCCGTCGGTGCGCAGGCCGCGCGCGAGGTCCTTCTGGTCGATTCGGCGGTCGGTCATCTCGCCGAGCGCGAGGAACATCCCGGTCGATTCGATCATCACCACGATCATGATCAGCGTCATCGTCAGGATCAGGACCGGATCGAACTGCGGCATGCCGAAATGGAAGGGCAGCACGATGTCGACCCAGTCCGCGCGGGCCACCTTCTCGAAGGTCATGAAGCCGAAGACCGAGGCCACGACGGCGCCGATCACGATGCCCAGCAGCACCGAGATGTTGGCCACGAAACCCTTGGCGTACTTGACGATGAGCAGGATCGACACCAGCACCAGCGCCGCGATGCCGAGGCCGCCCATGTCGGCGTACTTGGGGTTGGGCACCGAAGGCACGATCGACAGGCCCTTGGGGATCGGCGGCACCGCGGAGCCGGGCGAGGTGACGTCGGCCAGCCACTTGGCATAGACCGGGTCCACCAGCGCCGGCGCGGTCGGGCCCACCGGGTTGCCGAAGATCCAGTTGATGCCCACGCGCATCAGGCTGATGCCGATGACCGCGATGATGGTGCCGGTCACCACCGGCGGAAAGAAGCGCAGCATGCGCGAGACCAGCGGCGCGATCAGGATCGACACCACGCCGGCGCCGATGATCGCGCCGAACAGCAGCTGCGCGCCGGCCTGGCCCGGATTGGCGTTGGCGATCGCGACCATCGGCGCGACCGAGGCGAAGGTCACGCCCATCATCACCGGCAGCCGGATGCCGAACCACTGCGTGGCGCCGAGCGCCTGGATCAGCGTTGCGATGCCGCAGCAGAACAGGTCGGCCGAGATCAGCAGCGCGACCTCGTGCGGGCTGAGGTTGAGCGCACGGCCGACGATCAGCGGCACGGCCACGGCGCCGGCGTACATCACGAGCACGTGCTGCAGACCGAGCGCGGCGAGCTTGCCGGCCGGCAGTCGCTGGTCGACCGGATGAACGGACGAAGAGACGGTCACGGAAGAAGCGGTCATTGAGGATCTCCAGGTGCCGTGGCGAACGGCGTTATTTTGTACGCCAAACTGTATACACTTCAGTTCGCAAGCCGTATGGCGGAAAACCCGCACTTCCGGCCCGCGTGACGGACACGCGGACCACCCCTCGCACGTTTCAGGCCAGCAGCGCCTTGACGAGGTCGAGCTGGCGGTCCGGTGCGCCGGTCTCGAGCTGCAGGTTGGCCTCGATGCGCAGCAGGTGGCTGGTCATGTTGGCGACGGCCGCATCGGCATTGCCGCTGCGGCACACGCGCAGGAATTCCGCGTGCTCGTCCGACGAGCAATGCGGGTCGTTGGAGGAGTGGTAGA from Variovorax sp. PBL-E5 includes the following:
- a CDS encoding NCS1 family nucleobase:cation symporter-1, with amino-acid sequence MQGNSPHGIPGADPRLINEDLAPVTGAKKTWTSYSVFAMWMSDVHSVGGYTFAASLFLLGLSGWQVFAALVIGIGIVNVLMNWIGRPSQQHGIPFPVMARVSLGVMGANFAATIRGVVGIVWYGVQTYFASKAVATLVLVFFPAAASLQATSILRLDLLGWGCFLFMWIFQLLIFQRGMEAIRKFIDFCGPAVYVVMFLLMGWILWKAGWDALDLTLGDKVLTGSESFIAMGSAILLVVAYFAALLLNFGDFSRFAKTERDMKVGNFLGLPLNFILFAIIVVVVTAGSAKVFGHMIMDPVEIVGKIDNKLAVVLGSVTFVIATMGINIVANFVSPAYDIANLFPRHVDFKKGGLIASILAVIVCPWIFVDSPKAITVFVSIFGAVLAPMFGVMVADFYLLKKQVVDVQQLYTMAPGGRYHYDGGWNKVGLVALGLAGVISVGWEFSTQLFKVLPENNFGWVIGAVAGALIYMLMMRGAKRT
- a CDS encoding aldo/keto reductase, translated to MRSLELSTGGTMPVLGLGTWRMGETPGRRAAEVAAVRAAIAMGYRLIDTAEMYGEGGAEEVVGQALTEALRAGDVKREELFIVSKVYPHNASRKGTSAACARSLARLGLDRIDLYLLHWRGEHPLAHTCEAMRALVAAGRIGHWGVSNFDTDDMEGLAAVCGATPDCAVNQVYYSVAERGPEFSLLPWQRARRMPLMAYSPIDQGALATDKGMAAMAEGFGVTAAQLALAWAVAQPGVVAIPKAVHEAHLRENLAAAELTLGSEALAAIDRLHPPPRGKRPLAMI
- a CDS encoding nucleobase:cation symporter-2 family protein; amino-acid sequence: MTASSVTVSSSVHPVDQRLPAGKLAALGLQHVLVMYAGAVAVPLIVGRALNLSPHEVALLISADLFCCGIATLIQALGATQWFGIRLPVMMGVTFASVAPMVAIANANPGQAGAQLLFGAIIGAGVVSILIAPLVSRMLRFFPPVVTGTIIAVIGISLMRVGINWIFGNPVGPTAPALVDPVYAKWLADVTSPGSAVPPIPKGLSIVPSVPNPKYADMGGLGIAALVLVSILLIVKYAKGFVANISVLLGIVIGAVVASVFGFMTFEKVARADWVDIVLPFHFGMPQFDPVLILTMTLIMIVVMIESTGMFLALGEMTDRRIDQKDLARGLRTDGLGTLIGGIFNTFPYTSFSQNVGLVAVTGIKSRYVCVAGGAILIVLGLLPKMAALIESLPTVVLGGAGLVMFGMVAATGIRILSGVDFKGNRHNAMIVAVSLGVGMIPLIAPNFKQWMPHAIHSLVESGILLASVAAVVLNLFLNGAKHDEAAIITAAKQAEAH